The Chitinophagales bacterium genome window below encodes:
- a CDS encoding GDP-mannose 4,6-dehydratase: protein MLNILVTGCAGFIGSNLSEFLLEKNFNVIGIDNFDNFYDRNVKEKNLQNFLRHKNFNFFELDITEKEKLFISIPAKVDLIIHLAAKAGVLPSLKNPQEYIDTNIKGTNNLLELAVEKNIKKFIFASSSSVYGNNNKIPFNEEDATDYPISPYAFTKKSCELMNYNYHNIYDIDIINLRFFTVYGPKQRPDLAIHKFFKLIYEDKPIQMYGNGDTARDYTYIDDTVNGILGAIGYIANNNKIYETINLGNNSPIKLNELIAAIYKTTGKPINVQKKPMQPGDVNVTYASIDKAKKILNYNPSTNLKDGLKKFQKWYLQNYEA from the coding sequence ATGTTAAATATACTAGTAACTGGTTGTGCCGGATTTATTGGTTCAAATTTGTCAGAATTTTTGCTTGAAAAGAATTTTAATGTTATTGGCATAGATAATTTTGATAATTTTTATGATAGAAACGTTAAAGAAAAAAATCTTCAAAACTTTTTGAGGCATAAAAACTTTAACTTTTTTGAGTTAGACATAACTGAAAAAGAAAAACTCTTTATTTCTATACCTGCAAAAGTTGACTTAATAATACATTTAGCTGCAAAAGCAGGAGTGCTTCCTTCTTTAAAAAACCCTCAAGAATATATAGATACGAATATAAAGGGTACAAATAATTTGTTAGAATTGGCAGTTGAAAAAAATATAAAGAAATTTATATTTGCTTCATCATCATCAGTATATGGAAACAATAATAAGATTCCATTCAATGAAGAAGATGCAACAGATTATCCTATATCTCCATACGCTTTCACAAAAAAATCATGTGAATTAATGAATTATAATTATCATAATATTTATGATATTGATATAATAAACTTGCGATTTTTTACAGTTTATGGTCCCAAGCAAAGACCGGATTTAGCTATTCATAAGTTTTTTAAATTAATATATGAAGACAAGCCAATACAAATGTATGGTAATGGAGACACGGCTAGAGATTATACTTATATAGATGATACAGTAAATGGGATATTGGGAGCTATAGGGTATATAGCAAATAATAACAAAATATATGAAACAATAAATCTTGGCAATAACTCTCCAATAAAACTAAATGAGTTAATAGCTGCAATATATAAAACGACAGGGAAACCCATAAACGTTCAAAAAAAACCAATGCAACCAGGAGATGTAAATGTTACATATGCATCTATAGATAAAGCAAAAAAAATACTCAATTACAATCCAAGCACAAATTTAAAAGATGGATTAAAAAAATTTCAAAAATGGTATTTGCAAAATTATGAAGCATAA
- the asnB gene encoding asparagine synthase (glutamine-hydrolyzing), which yields MCGITGIFSFSSETPKDWVVEMTNKLSHRGPDAEGFAVSQNRQCVLGHRRLSIIDLSSGANQPMQSSCGNYAMVFNGEIYNYKEIKADIEANVKINWKTNSDTEVLLEAFALWGKQFVYKLNGMFAIAIFDTAQNILWLFRDRMGIKPIYYYLDDSKFIFASELKAINGIKDKLENFTINKEAVTQYLRLGYIPTPNTIFNEVKKMPSASYIAVTTSGINIEKYWDIKKKITPNTIQNEKEAKEKLHNLIKSSVSYRLISDVPFGTFLSGGIDSSIITAIAQSISDKPINTFTLAIKDENFNESEYARKIADYLKTNHHELEVTHKDVIDGFDSIIDVYDEPFADSSTVPTMIVSKLARKHVKMTLSGDGGDEQFMGYGSYVWANRLKNPVLKNLRKPIAWALSKSNNKRKRVAEHFRYKDEERLISNIYSVEQYYFSERELEIILNKEEYSKELHIDQNSKLIRIFSESEKQAFFDLQYYLQDDLLVKVDRASMKYSLESRVPLLDHRIVEYTLNLDEKLKYKDKESKYLLKQLLYEYLPKEFFDRPKKGFGLPLKRWLKEDLSYLMDKYLSIEILNKYNIFDIQEVKIIEQRYKAGEDYLYNKLWQIIILNQWLEKNIG from the coding sequence ATGTGTGGAATAACAGGAATATTTTCGTTTTCTTCTGAAACGCCTAAAGATTGGGTGGTAGAAATGACCAATAAACTTTCGCATCGTGGACCGGATGCGGAAGGTTTTGCTGTTTCCCAAAACAGACAATGCGTTTTAGGTCATAGACGTTTAAGTATTATAGATTTGTCATCCGGAGCCAATCAACCCATGCAATCTTCTTGTGGTAATTATGCTATGGTTTTTAATGGCGAAATTTACAATTATAAGGAGATAAAAGCAGATATTGAAGCCAATGTTAAGATAAATTGGAAAACAAATTCAGATACAGAGGTCTTGTTAGAAGCATTTGCCCTTTGGGGAAAACAATTTGTGTATAAACTGAACGGCATGTTTGCCATTGCTATTTTTGATACTGCCCAAAATATACTTTGGCTTTTTAGAGATAGAATGGGAATTAAGCCCATATATTATTATTTAGATGACAGTAAATTTATTTTTGCTTCGGAATTAAAAGCAATAAATGGCATAAAAGATAAGTTGGAAAACTTTACCATAAACAAAGAAGCTGTAACTCAATATTTAAGACTTGGATATATTCCTACGCCCAATACAATTTTTAACGAAGTAAAAAAAATGCCTTCTGCAAGCTACATAGCTGTAACAACAAGTGGCATCAACATAGAAAAATATTGGGATATTAAAAAGAAAATAACTCCAAATACAATACAAAACGAAAAAGAGGCTAAAGAAAAACTGCATAATTTAATAAAATCAAGTGTTTCGTACCGTTTAATTAGCGATGTGCCTTTTGGTACATTTTTAAGTGGTGGGATAGATTCTTCTATCATTACAGCAATAGCTCAGAGCATTTCTGATAAACCAATAAATACTTTTACATTGGCTATAAAAGATGAAAACTTTAATGAATCTGAATATGCAAGAAAAATTGCAGACTACTTAAAAACTAATCATCATGAACTGGAGGTTACACACAAAGATGTTATAGATGGTTTTGATAGCATAATAGACGTTTATGATGAGCCGTTTGCTGATTCTTCAACAGTGCCGACAATGATTGTTTCAAAATTAGCAAGAAAACATGTTAAAATGACACTTTCTGGTGATGGAGGTGATGAGCAATTTATGGGTTATGGAAGTTATGTGTGGGCAAATAGGCTAAAGAACCCGGTATTAAAGAATTTAAGAAAACCAATTGCATGGGCTTTATCAAAGTCTAATAACAAGAGGAAAAGAGTGGCAGAACACTTTAGATATAAAGATGAAGAAAGACTAATTAGTAATATTTACTCTGTAGAGCAGTATTATTTTTCAGAAAGAGAATTAGAGATCATTTTAAACAAAGAAGAATATTCTAAGGAATTACATATAGACCAAAATTCCAAATTAATCCGTATATTTTCAGAATCAGAAAAACAAGCTTTCTTTGATTTGCAATACTATTTGCAAGATGATTTATTGGTTAAAGTAGATAGAGCTAGTATGAAATACTCATTAGAGAGTAGAGTTCCTCTGCTTGATCATAGAATAGTAGAATATACACTTAATTTAGACGAAAAATTAAAGTATAAAGATAAAGAAAGTAAATACTTGTTAAAGCAGTTGTTGTATGAGTATTTACCTAAAGAGTTTTTTGATAGACCCAAAAAAGGATTTGGCTTACCCTTAAAAAGATGGTTAAAGGAAGACTTATCCTACTTAATGGATAAGTATTTGAGTATAGAAATATTAAATAAGTATAATATCTTTGATATACAAGAGGTAAAAATTATAGAACAGAGATATAAAGCAGGAGAAGATTATTTATATAACAAATTGTGGCAAATAATAATATTGAATCAATGGTTAGAAAAAAACATAGGTTAA
- a CDS encoding Gfo/Idh/MocA family oxidoreductase — protein MKNFALIGASGYIAPRHLKAIKDTDNNLLAAYDPFDSVGIMDSYFPKADFFTEFERFDRHIDKLKRTGNQVDYVSICSPNYLHDSHIRFGLRNQANVICEKPLVLNPWNVEGLMDMEKETGKNVYNILQLRLHESVIALKKRVEQAPKDKIFDFDLTYITSRGKWYYTSWKGDAQKSGGIATNIGVHFYDMLSWIFGNVKENRVHIHTHDRASGYLEFDRARVRWFLSINSDTLPEQAIEKGKTTYRSMTLEGEEIEFSDGFTELHTLSYKDILAGGGFRIKEALNAIKVVHDIRNQTPIGLKGEYHPFAKLPLTSHPFNNR, from the coding sequence ATGAAAAACTTTGCCCTTATAGGAGCATCCGGCTATATAGCTCCCCGACATTTAAAAGCTATAAAAGATACTGACAACAATTTGTTGGCAGCATACGATCCTTTTGATAGTGTAGGAATAATGGATAGCTATTTTCCTAAAGCCGATTTTTTTACCGAATTTGAACGTTTTGATCGTCATATAGATAAACTAAAACGAACCGGAAATCAAGTTGATTATGTTTCTATCTGTTCGCCTAATTATTTACATGATTCGCATATAAGGTTTGGCTTGAGAAATCAAGCAAACGTTATCTGTGAGAAACCCTTAGTGCTTAATCCTTGGAATGTAGAAGGACTAATGGATATGGAAAAAGAAACGGGGAAAAATGTTTACAATATCCTTCAGCTACGTTTGCACGAAAGTGTTATTGCCTTAAAAAAGAGAGTTGAACAAGCCCCAAAAGATAAAATTTTTGATTTTGACTTGACCTATATTACATCCAGAGGAAAATGGTATTATACCAGCTGGAAAGGCGATGCTCAAAAATCGGGAGGCATAGCTACAAACATAGGTGTACATTTTTACGATATGCTAAGCTGGATTTTTGGTAATGTTAAAGAAAATAGAGTACATATACACACCCATGATAGAGCCTCTGGCTATTTAGAATTTGATAGAGCAAGGGTACGTTGGTTTTTAAGCATCAATAGTGATACATTACCAGAACAAGCTATAGAAAAAGGAAAAACAACATACCGAAGTATGACTTTAGAGGGCGAAGAAATAGAATTTAGTGATGGATTTACAGAATTGCATACCTTAAGCTATAAAGATATATTAGCCGGTGGTGGGTTTAGGATAAAAGAAGCCTTAAATGCCATAAAAGTTGTTCATGATATTAGAAATCAAACACCAATAGGATTGAAAGGAGAATATCATCCATTTGCAAAACTTCCACTAACTTCGCACCCGTTTAATAACAGATAA